The window ATAACAttgttaattctatttttatatctcttaactaaaaatcataaaattttgatataatgaaaatattcaataagacgattcaaacaagatttcacttgactatattttttctaatatattaGTCGCAATACATAAAAAAACTTGAAAGACGaataatttcaataactctTATGTAACTACTATTTCAAAACGGAAAAGCAAAGTAGAAGCACAGGTTCCACTAAAAAAATTTGTTGAAGTTTCACATGAATAACAACCTACtgatgatttttatttatttatttttccacTATATATCAATAGGACTTAATTTACAATGCCGCCAACGAACAATTggaccatatgactatgaaggAACAATTGGGTGCCTCACAAATCACATCAATCACTTTGAAGTTTCGTAAAAAATcatagaattaaataaaatagaattGTTTGGATAGGAAAAAATATTACTTAataaagaaagttagtggaaaaaatatagagacacaactaataaaaaatattttataaaattagtggaaaacatGTTAAGactataagaaatataaaaatgttaaaataaagttagggAAAGATATATGAGGATCTTGCTCATCTGGCTCAGCTAAATTATTTTGTATCGCCGTTTGTGGCTTTTTTGAGATATCTCGGTATCTCctttgcacatgaagagtgaggAGAGGAAACCCTTCCTAAAATGTGGACCTCTTTTTCACACTGATGCAACTGATAAGGAGAGCCCTGATTATCTGGGTTTTCCTACCTTACTGTAATTATTTGTTTAGTGTTAATAGAAAATCGTTTGTCAAAAAAAAGACATATGAAgatcataaacattattaaatcAAATCTTAAATAGTAATGCTAATCGATTTTTACATGGCTAATTGAGTTgcatattaattaaattccAATACTTGCTATAatgtttttgattgattgatgacCAATGCAATCCTAATTGCTATGTTTCTTTCATTCACCATTGTCACTTAGGTTTCTTCCTATTATTTACTGTTATTGTCTCatttttttaagcttatttatCAATGTCTTATTtcaattttgaatatttttaattgtgtttaagtaaaaactataaaaaactgatattaataaaatttacattaagataaatcaaataagatcatatttgattatatttttacttatagattaaaaacaaaatacaaattaagagtaattgataaatagtgattaaaaaccaaatggaacaataatagtgaatagaagggagtataatGAAGCGCAACTAGAAAAACATATTTATCTCGGTTACAGAGTAAGTATCACTTTTAAGAAAGATTCAATAACACGATTATTCTCGCTCTACGCCTCTACtatgtaataaaaataaacacaacTAAATCACTCATATTCTTATATACAACATGTTTCCCAAAACCCTGATCATGTATCTTATGAGGGGATACATGTTTCCCAAAACACAACTAAATAcgctgggtatgatgatgatgtatcaATTCTATTGGAATGTTTATGAGTGCAGAGAGAGTTGTTTAGAGTGGTCTGGTGAAATAGTTTTGGAAGCAGCCATAGATGTAAAAAAGCGCAGCTGATCGAATTGCTGAACAGTGGCAGCATCCTTGTCACCTCGTCCGCTGCAGTTAACAACCACTTTGGTTCCATTTGGTAGAGTTGGGCACAGTTTTTCTAGGTATCCAAGTGCATGTGATGCTTCAAGTGCTGGAAATATGCCTTCTAATttgcacaaattcttgtatgctGCATGCattccaaaaattaatttttttgtacattATTTTGTAACTATCTCTACCATAACAATCcaaatatatttctattttggttTGCTtgtttaaagttataatattgTCATTCATGATAACGTGTCCAtcgtatattattatttttatctacatattttttatttgtttctaattacttttagtatatataaacaattttaGAATTCATgtcaatttcttaatttttgtgtcAATGGCTATTGTTTCAATTTCATAGAGCCATCAAAATTTAATAAggctaatttaaaaaatttatgcaGTGTTTGCAAATTAGTTGTTGgataatttaatttacttataatGTTTGATCCATCTTTATAGGTTGACTATAAATATAGATATTCGgtaaaataattattgattgatattatttaatttttagcaaGCTAAGCgaataattgaaaaaactaagcaaaaaaaaatgcttaaagttcaataaaaaaaagtcGGCACTTTAATTGCTTAATAgttattagtttattaattctttagttatttaatcaataaaaaggtaagataaaaagtcaaaaattaattaataaattaataaaaaattaatttttaaagttgaaACTTTAATCAAAAAAGGTGAAGGTTTTTGATCGGGTGCTAAATTTGTGGTGATAAGGGGATCAATAAGGAAATGACATGTCCTATTCCTTGCGAGGTAATTACGCAAATTAAAGCTTACCAAGTAGGGCTTCTTCATCTGTGACTGCGTGGAACTCTGCGCGTCCGTTGTCCTTCAAGAAGCTCAGCTCTGGTCCCACTCCTGGACATTCCAACCTGCGATTTCATGGCCTTCACTATCTTAGTTTCTCCTCATTATAacttatagtattttattaatacTATGCTTAATAAGTTTACATTGTTGAAGCtctaatatattatattctatTTGGCCTTTGATATcatattaacaaaattaattaaaaataattaagtcaATGGTTAAAccctataataaattatatacttaTTGGTCTAGTTctacatattattgttgttagaGTAAATAACATAAGTTTTTAAATGATCTGATTTCATGACATCGTATTAGAAGTTAGCGTGATAAAAGGTTACTAGTTCGAATCTCAATCGCATCTCATTTAAAAGTGAAATATGTAGCGGCAAATATAAGGAGGTCATGTGTTGCGTTCACATTTGTCACCCAAAGGAATCTCATTTAAGAAGACGTGttatagtatataacatatactgAGACGTCAACTATCAGTTTAAGCTTATAagtgagttggtttcttgacaattctaaatcatttaattatataatacttACCCAACTCCAATTGAGTAAGGACCAATAATTTGACCTTCATCATCTTGTAACAAATAGCTCATAGTCCCATGATAAACACCAACATCACCTTTACTTAAAGTAGCTGAATGCCAACCACTTTCCAATCCATATCCAGCTGCTTCAATCCCAATCAATCTaacatcttcatcatcaataaattCATGGAATAAACCCATTGCATTGGATCCACCTCCTACACATGCAACCAGAACATCCGGTTTCCCACCCCATTTATCCATTGCTTGTTTCCTTACTTCCTTGCCTATCACTGACTGGAACTCTCGCACCATAGTCGGTAGTGGGTGGGGCCCCACTACTGAAGCTGGCAAGTGATAGCTGCTTTCAAAGTTTGCTACCCATTCTCTAACTGCTTCTGAACTTGCGTCTTTAAAGTTCCCTTCAACCGCTTTTACCTTCATTTCATCGTACATTTTTAACACATTAGTCTAAAAAAGCACTACTAAAAAATTGTTAAAGATTAAATATAAATACCGATACtattaacggcccgtttggtattTGGTAGTAAATGATGGTAAtcggaatgaaaaactagtgtaattttggttgaaaaatcttttggctaccttgatggtcatgcttgtccaattataatcatctcattttcttcataaaatttattccaatgaaTTACTATTGGGAGatgtgatattaggtggtaatgaaaatttataatcaaaaaaactcttttatgatcaaagtttcattaccatgggaatgatatgaaacttttgatgaaatttttcaCTATAAGTCATCCAAATTACCATCATTTAGTCTCAATAACTAAACGGGCCGTAAATACTACTACCTTCTATTCAACTTAAGTGTCTTATTGGATTTTTGATACTGTTCATCAATCACActcttaagttttattttgttcttaatctataagctaGTAGTATAATATAATCATGCTAGATTTCGTCTGGTTCATCTCAGTACAtagattattaaatatcaattttttttataattttttattatacacaattagGAATATTAAAAATAGTACATTATCAAATGTATCCAATCAAATGGACACTTAGAtggaataggaggaagtataataATTTATCTAAAGGtctttaattctttttaaaatatttttatgacaGTCTCAGCGTTTATCAAATTTTTCGGCTCGATTGCAAGGTTAATAAACACTATAATACTCCTAATATCTTTGTAGAATATTAAGAAATACGAATTAAGATGTTCAATagaaaaaatagttaaaagatgaaaaagtataaaataaaaaaaatatgagaaaTTTTATGTGGTAATCTTGAATTATCGGATTTTTTACGCGGtagaaaaacatttttttaatgcacGTGGTGACCTTAAGCTTCCGTCTTTTCCATATAGTAGACAAAAGAGAAgtgtttttgttaactttacgctATTTTTCCGAACATAGTggctttttttttcaaaaaatagttgtcGCGATCGTTCTATTTGGCCCCATATTTCGTAATCCAGTCGAAATGAATATTTAAtctaacaaaaaatttaatattttgtataccacatgaaaaatttgaaaattcaaagatCACCATGTGAATTTATTATTTACCACGtagaaaaaactcaaaaacacaacatataattttctgaaaaatatttTGGAAACGAAATAATTTGCATGTATTTCAATGATTTTGGTACATTACATagatttttagttttatataataagtttttgttggttgttaaaaaaatttaattaattgatcatgaaaattttatattcTGTAAGCTTTagttcaattaatacttaatgtATTATCTTTAATCATTTTCTAACAATAGTAAACGGTAAAAATAAGTTCAATTCACTAAAATTGATAAGAAAAAAATGTGTACTTGTGCCCCTAGCAGCTTCATGAGTTGTACATTAGAAGGTTGCCTCTCCATATCAAGGCTACCCATTAGGATTGTGCAAGAGAGACCAAGCTTGGCGCATACAGCCGCAGTTGCAACTCCATTTTGGCCCGAACCTGTGGCCGTGACTATGCTTGTACGACCCATACGTTTAGCAAGCATGGCTTGTGCAAGAGCATTGTTGATCTTGTGAGCACCTCCATGATTCAAATCCTCCCTCTTTATGTAAATTTGTGGCCCTTCCCCATTGTTGTTCTTATAATGATTTGTTAGCCTTTCAGCATAGTATAAGGGTGTTTCCCTCCCTACATAATCCCTTAAGGCTGTTTCCAACTCTTCCTGCCATTAGACAATAATAAAAGTGTTAATAttgataaagtatataacatatctgaTGTGTTTCGGTTGAAAATTTAAGGTGATGTTATCTCCAACCAACCCATTCATAATTTTGCAGAAGTCAGAAGTTTTTTGTGTCAGACAAAAAAAACGAAATAATATACTGTATCCCTGTTGTTTGTCCAATTAAGAatttaacactatttattattaGTTACTTTTAGTTTctctttcattcttaatcgatAAATCCAAAACCCGATAAAATATGATTTTGTTTTATccat of the Amaranthus tricolor cultivar Red isolate AtriRed21 chromosome 6, ASM2621246v1, whole genome shotgun sequence genome contains:
- the LOC130814637 gene encoding tryptophan synthase beta chain 1-like; the encoded protein is MSTFSKVQSSFHLTHKLWNNTQEKRKVGIVTMSNSLKLGGNLTCKKTDKNSISINNNNKKNNNNNGRFGKFGGKYVPELLITCLSELEEEFHKALNDTKFQEELETALRDYVGRETPLYYAERLTNHYKNNNGEGPQIYIKREDLNHGGAHKINNALAQAMLAKRMGRTSIVTATGSGQNGVATAAVCAKLGLSCTILMGSLDMERQPSNVQLMKLLGAQVKAVEGNFKDASSEAVREWVANFESSYHLPASVVGPHPLPTMVREFQSVIGKEVRKQAMDKWGGKPDVLVACVGGGSNAMGLFHEFIDDEDVRLIGIEAAGYGLESGWHSATLSKGDVGVYHGTMSYLLQDDEGQIIGPYSIGVGLECPGVGPELSFLKDNGRAEFHAVTDEEALLAYKNLCKLEGIFPALEASHALGYLEKLCPTLPNGTKVVVNCSGRGDKDAATVQQFDQLRFFTSMAASKTISPDHSKQLSLHS